A window from Salvia miltiorrhiza cultivar Shanhuang (shh) chromosome 2, IMPLAD_Smil_shh, whole genome shotgun sequence encodes these proteins:
- the LOC131008332 gene encoding uncharacterized protein LOC131008332, with translation MVDGWEPEIDWICQVRGKSLKGHELPPGHIGWMDATQVLMPVIIGHHFILCRIRLGEAVCEVYDPVFHKLTPRQQDARVGDLLPLLRLLPAVLQVSRWLDDTSIDSTVAKNKWPLMTAEFAPAEVQFHQQDSVSCGPFVCMYAERLISGSPSIEWGNSNVAAYRSKIARSIFSLCETWTARCDCLGLT, from the exons ATGGTTGATGGTTGGGAGCCTGAGATAGACTGGATCTGCCAAGTACGTGGAAAATCACTTAAGGGCCATGAACTTCCTCCTGGTCATATAGGATGGATGGATGCCACACAG GTTCTCATGCCAGTCATAATTGGCCACCATTTTATCCTATGTCGGATTCGGTTAGGAGAAGCCGTTTGCGAGGTCTATGACCCAGTATTCCACAAGCTAACACCTCGACAACAGGATGCTCGAGTTGGTGATTTACTACCTTTACTGAGATTGTTGCCAGCTGTCCTTCAGGTGTCGAGGTGGCTAGACGACACATCCATTGATTCGACAGTGGCAAAGAACAAGTGGCCACTTATGACGGCAGAGTTTGCTCCAGCGGAGGTTCAGTTTCACCAGCAGGACTCTGTCAGCTGCGGGCCTTTCGTCTGCATGTATGCTGAACGACTGATATCTGGCTCTCCATCCATTGAGTGGGGTAATAGCAATGTGGCGGCATATAGGAGCAAGATTGCTAGATCTATATTTTCGTTGTGTGAAACTTGGACGGCCCGATGCGATTGCCTTGGTCTTACATAG